In one Phaenicophaeus curvirostris isolate KB17595 chromosome 19, BPBGC_Pcur_1.0, whole genome shotgun sequence genomic region, the following are encoded:
- the LOC138728769 gene encoding Golgi apparatus membrane protein TVP23 homolog B-like, with protein sequence MLRQDSIEDIEDVSLFDADSDISRRSKKSKIRHPVASFFHLFFRVSAIVVYLLCELLTSSFIACMVTIILLLSCDFWAVKNVTGRLMVGLRWWNQVDDDGKSHWVFEARKVSAQGSKTSSEAESRIFWLGLITCPMIWVIFAFSALFSFKVKWLAVVVMGVVLQGANLYGYVRCKVGSRKNLTSMATSYLGKQFLRQAVAKEEQTAS encoded by the exons ATGTTGCGGCAG GACAGCATTGAAGACATCGAGGATGTGTCTCTCTTTGATGCAGACAGTGACATATCCAGGAGATCAAAAAAGTCGAAAATAAG GCACCCAGTGGCATCATTTTTCCACTTATTCTTCCGAGTCAGTGCCATAGTTGTCTATCTGCTCTGTGAGCTCTTAACTAGCAGCTTTATTGCCTGCATGGTGACAATTATCCTACTCTTGTCGTGCGACTTCTGGGCTGTAAAG aacGTCACAGGGCGGCTGATGGTCGGCCTTCGCTGGTGGAACCAGGTGGATGATGATGGTAAAAGTCACTGGGTGTTTGAAGCCAGGAAG GTATCGGCGCAAGGCAGTAAAACCTCATCAGAAGCAGAGTCCCGCATTTTCTGGTTGGGTCTGATTACCTGCCCTATGATCTGGGTGATCTTTGCGTTTAGCgctctgttttccttcaaagtGAAGTGGCTG GCAGTGGTTGTGATGGGAGTGGTTCTTCAGGGAGCCAACCTTTACGGTTATGTCAGGTGTAAAGTTGGCAGCAGAAAGAACCTGACAAGCATGGCAACCAGCTATCTTGGGAAGCAGTTCTTGCGGCAG GCTGTGGCTAAAGAGGAACAGACAGCATCCTGA
- the LOC138728748 gene encoding cytochrome P450 2C5-like gives MDAGSAGMLITLLLLSILCFLAWRIDKKRSQLPPGPAPWPILGNLWQKDILPLYKTYEKLSSTYGPIFTVWLGPKPAVVLCGYEVVKDALVGHSEEFGGRPKIPLLMKLSNDYGFVSNNEKKWRELRRFTLSTLRDFGMGKSSMSQRVQQEAQHLVEMLAKLEGKSFEPLKMFRHAVANVICSVVFGSRYSYSATALLDLLNIIENYTNFFLSPVATVYNTFPNIMNHLPGQHKKVLTECEKLKDYIREKIELHKLSLDPSCPRDYIDCFLMKAEREKSSLENMYSNEDLVMSVLNLFGAGTLTTSNTLVFFLLILAKYPHIQAKIQEEIDAVVGTSRAPSAEDKLRMPYTNAVIHELQRFRKTRIENFPRMTTQDVMFRGYTIPKNTAVIPVFSSVHMDPTQWENPKEVNPHHFLDEKGKFRKREAFMAFSAGKRMCPGEALARIKLFLFLTTLLQSFTFQLAIEYKEMDLFSLWLEIERRAIPAKFFALQRTVPS, from the exons ATGGATGCTGGATCAGCTGGGATGCTCAttaccctcctcctcctctccatcctgtGTTTCCTGGCATGGAGAATTGATAAGAAGAGAAGCCAGCTGCCTCCTGGACCAGCCCCGTGGCCCATTCTGGGCAACCTATGGCAAAAGGATATCCTGCCCCTCTACAAGACCTATGAGAAG ctcagcagcacctACGGCCCTATCTTCACCGTCTGGCTGGGGCCGAAGCCGGCAGTGGTGCTCTGTGGGTACGAGGTGGTGAAGGATGCTCTGGTGGGCCACTCCGAGGAGTTTGGAGGGAGACCTAAAATACCCCTTCTGATGAAGCTATCAAACGACTACG GTTTTGTCTCAAACAACGAGAAGAAGTGGCGGGAGCTGCGGAGGTTCACGCTCAGCACCCTGCGGGACTTCGGGATGGGCAAGAGCTCCATGTCACAGCGCGTGCAGCAGGAGGCCCAGCACCTGGTGGAAATGCTGGCAAAACTCGAAG gaaAATCCTTTGAGCCACTGAAGATGTTCAGACATGCAGTTGCCAATGTGATCTGCTCTGTAGTGTTCGGGAGCCGTTACAGCTACAGCGCCACGGCACTTCTGGATCTACTGAACATAATTGAGAATTACACCAacttcttcctctccccagtCGCCACG GTCTACAACACCTTCCCCAACATCATGAATCACCTGCCAGGGCAACACAAAAAAGTCCTGACTGAGTGCGAGAAGCTGAAGGATTACATCCGAGAAAAAATTGAGCTTCACAAGCTGTCGCTGGATCCCAGCTGCCCCCGGGACTACATTGACTGCTTCCTTATGAAAGCAGAGAGG GAGAAGAGCAGCCTGGAGAACATGTACAGCAACGAAGACTTGGTCATGTCAGTATTGAACCTCTTTGGTGCTGGGACGTTGACTACAAGCAACACCTTGGTCTTCTTCCTCTTGATCCTGGCAAAATACCCCCATATTCAAG ccAAGATCCAAGAGGAGATCGATGCGGTGGTGGGCACCAGCCGTGCTCCCAGTGCAGAGGACAAGCTGAGGATGCCATACACCAATGCGGTGATCCATGAGCTGCAGCGCTTCCGTAAGACCCGCATTGAGAACTTCCCGCGGATGACCACACAGGATGTCATGTTCCGGGGCTACACCATCCCCAAG AACACAGCTGTTATTCCAGTTTTCTCTTCCGTGCATATGGACCCAACCCAGTGGGAGAACCCCAAAGAAGTCAACCCACACCACTTCTTGGATGAGAAGGGCAAGTTCAGGAAGCGTGAAGCCTTCATGGCTTTCTCAGCAG GGAAGAGGATGTGCCCAGGAGAGGCACTAGCCCGCATCaagctcttccttttcctcaccactctgctgcagagcttcaCCTTCCAGCTAGCCATAGAATACAAGGAGATGGATTTATTCTCCCTATGGCTGGAAATAGAAAGGAGGGCAATACCGGCCAAGTTCTTCGCTCTACAGCGCACGGTGCCCTCTTAA